Within the Arthrobacter sp. V1I7 genome, the region CCGCTATGCCAGGATCGGCTCCGGCGCGCAAGCCCGCGCCCTGCGGCTGCCCCTGCACGCCTACCAGCTCCCGGCGCAGCTGGCCCTGCTGGCCCTGACCGCGCTGGCGTTCGGGCTGCCGCTGACCTTCGTGCTCCGGTGGATCGTCGCCGGAGGTCCGGACATCTGGGCCGCGGAGGAATTCCTGCCGGCCCTGCTGCAGACCCTCACCTACGGCCTCGCCGGCGCCCTCGCCACCACGGTGGTCGCGTTCCCCATGGCCTACCTCGCGGTCCGGCACCCCAGCTGGTTCAGCAAGGCATTGGAACTGTCCAACTATGTGACCAGTTCGATGCCGGGGATCGTAGTGGGCCTGGCCTTCGTGACCGTCAGCATCCGGCTCGTGCCCGGCATGTACCAGACCGCGGGAGTCCTGATTGCCGCCTACGTGCTGCTCTTCCTGCCACGCGCCCTGGTCAATCTCCGCTCCGGACTGTCCCAGGCGCCTAAGGAACTCGATGAGGCCGCGCAGGCGCTGGGCAAGCCGCCGCTGCTGTCCTTCCTGCGGGTGACGTTGCGCCTCACCGCCCCGGCCGCCGCCGGCGGCGCCGCCCTGGTGTTCCTGGCGATCGTCAATGAGCTGACCGCAACGCTGCTGCTCTCGCCCAACGGCACCCGCACGCTTGCCACCGAGTTCTGGAGCAAGAGCAGCGAAATCGACTATGCCGGCGCGGCGCCGTATGCCTTGCTGATGATCCTGATCTCGGCTCCGATGACCTACCTCCTCTTCCAGCAGTCCAAGAAAGCAGCGGGACAGTGACCGAAACTTCGCCCTTGCGCGACGCCCCCGCCAGGCTGCCGGAACCCCGGATCGCCGCGTCCGTGGCGACCAGCACGAACAGCCACCTGGAGATCGGCTCGCTGACCAAAAACTTCGGTTCGCAGGCCGTCCTCCAGGGCGTCAACCTCTCGGTGGCCAAGGGCGGGACGACGGCGATCGTGGGTCCCTCCGGTTCCGGCAAGACCACCCTGCTGCGGCTCATCGCCGGTTTCGAGCACCCCGAGACCGGCACCATTTCGCTCAACGGCCGCAAAGTGGCCGGCGACGGTGTCTGGGTTCCCGCGCACAAGCGCCACGTCGGCTATGTGGCGCAGGACGGTGCCCTGTTCCCGCACCTGACTGTCGGCCAGAACGTCTCGTTCGGCCTGGACGCCTCCAAGCTCCCGGGCGGCCACCGCGGGATCAAGGCCCGGGTCGCCGAGCTGCTGGAGATGGTGTCCCTCGATGCGGCGATGGCCAAGCGCCGGCCGCACCAGCTGTCCGGCGGGCAGCAGCAGCGCGTCGCCCTGGCCCGGGCACTGGCCCGCGAGCCCGAACTCATGCTGCTGGACGAACCTTTCTCCGCCCTGGACGCCGGGCTCCGCGTGGCCACGCGCCGGGCGGTCGGCAAGGTCCTCCACGACGCCGGCGTGACCACGATCCTGGTGACGCATGACCAGGCCGAGGCGCTGTCCTTCGCGGACCAGGTGGCGGTGATGCGCGGCGGGCGGCTGGCGCAGATCGGCAACCCCTTCGTCGTCTATACCCGGCCCGCGGACCGCGCTACCGCGGAGTTCCTGGGCGACGCCGTCATCCTGGATGCCTGGATGGAAGGCTCGCTGGCCACCTGCTCGCTCGGCGGCATCCCCGTGCGCAGGCCCCCGGCGCAGGGACGGGTCCAGCTCATGCTGCGCCCGGAGCAGATCCGGATCGCCGAGGACGGCCCGATCCGCGGCGTCGTGGTGGACACCGACTACTTCGGCCCGGAATCCACGGTGCGGCTCAAGCTCGCCGTCCCGGCCGTCCTCGCCGAGGGCGCCGTGGCCGACTACCGCTACCCCGGCGGCGGCGAAATCATCACCATCCGGCACTGGAACGCCTCGATCGCCCGTCCCGGCACCGAGTTGTGCCTGCGGGTGGTGGGCGAGGCCGTCGCCTTCCCGCTGGAAGACGCGGCGCCGCAGTAGAGGCCGCCGCGCCCCCGCGCGTTCCGTTGAGCCCGTCCGCGCCCGGGCATAGGGTGGGCGCATGACCGTTCAGCCAGCGCTTCACCGCCAGCACTGCGCCATTGCCGCTCCCACCCAGTTGTGGCTCGACGCCGACGGCCGGCTCGAGGGCGGGGATAGCGCGGCGGCCGCTGGTGACGGCGCCGGCGGCTCGGGCCCGGGCGGCTCGGGCCCGGGCGCCTCAGGCGCGGGCGCCTCGGGCCCCTCGGGAGCGGGCTGGTTCACCGGGTTGCTGCACGGCGACACCCGCATGCTGTGCCGGGCCGAGGTCCGCGTCAACGGTATGGCGCCCGAACCGGCCTCGGTCGAGGCGGAGGCCGGCGGCGTGCTGCGTGTCCGGGGACTGGTCCACGGCATTCCCGGGCCTACGGAAGATCCCGCCGTCGAGCTCGCGCAGACCTGGACCGTCACACCGGGCGTGGTGCGCCACTCCCTGCAGGTGAACACCTCGTTCGACGCCCTGGACGTCGAAATTGAAGTGCGGCTCGCCGCGGACTTCACCGATATGGCCGCCATCCGGCTCAGCCGGCTCAGCCAGCCGTTCGCGCCGTTCGCCGCGGACGACTCAGCCCTGCGCTGGCGGAACGGCGCCCGGACGCTCACGGTGGCCGCCCCGGGCAGCGTAGCCGCGGGAGAACGGCTGCTTTGGCGTGGAACGGCAGGGCGCGGGCGGCCCTTCGAGGCCGAATGGCAGGCCGTCCTGGCGGACAGCGAGGACGCCGTCGTGGCCGCGCGCCCGCCCGCCTCGCGGCGGCCCCGCGCGGAGCCGTCCGGTGCGCTGGGCCTGCTGCTGGACAACTCCCTCGATGAACTGGCCGGCCTCCGCCTGGCTTCCCGCCAGCTGCCGGACGCCCCCTTCCTGGCCGCCGGAGCGCCGTGGTATTTCACCCTCTTTGGACGGAACTCGCTGTGGGCGGCGCGCCTGCTGTTGCCGCTCGACGCCGGGCTGGCCGGCGGGACGCTGCGCACCCTGGCCGCCTTCCAGGGCAGCCGGAACGATCCCGCGGGCGCCGAGGAACCCGGGAAGATCCTGCACGAGCTGCGCGCCAAGGAGCTGGTCCTGGAGAGCCAGGGCCTGCGCCTGCCGCCGATCTACTACGGCGCCTTGGACTCCACCCCGCTGTGGCTATGCCTGCTCGGCGAACTGGGCCGCGCCGGCACGGATGACAGCACAGTCCGGGCGTTGCTGCCGAACGCCGCACGGGCGGCGGAATGGTTGCTGGCTGCCGGCGAAGTGCGCGATCACGGTGCCAACGGCGGCTTCCTCTGCTACCAGGACAACGGGCACGGGCTCGGGAATCAGGGCTGGAAAACCGCAAGGGACGCCATGCAGTTCCGCAACGGCCGCCAGGCGGACGGCCCGATGGCGCTCTCCGAAGTGCAGGGCTACGCCTACCAGGCCGCAGTGGAAACGGCCGAGTTGTTCGATGCCTACGGCGAGCCCGGCGGACAGGCGCTGCGGGACTTCGCCGAAGCCCTGAAGCAGGCATTCCGCGAGTGCTTCTGGATGGAGGACGAAGGCGGGCTGTTCCCGGCGATGGCCCTCGATGGGCACGGCGACCCGCTGGATGTGCCGGGCTCCAACATGGGTCACCTGCTCGGCACCGGCATCCTCGACGCCTCGGAGGCGCGGCTGGTGGCGGACCGGCTGCTCAGCCCGGAGTTGTTCTCCGGTTACGGGGTGCACACGATCTCCCGCCGAGCCGCGGGCTTCTGGCCCTTCAGCTACCACTGCGGCTCGGTCTGGAGCCACGATACGGCCATCGCCATCCGCGGGCTGCTGGCCGAGGGCTTCCTCGCCGAGGCCCGGATTCTGGCCGAAGGACTGCTGAAGGCGGCCGGCTCGTTCGACCACCGGCTGCCGGAACTGTTTGCCGGTGTCCCCTTGTCCGATTCCGGCCATGCGGTCCCGTATCCGGCGTCCTGCCATCCGCAGGCGTGGTCCTCGGCGTCGGCCGTGGTGATCGCCCAGGCCATGGGCGTGGGGTTCTGAGCGGCCGCTGGTCGGTGCCGGCTGGCCTTGAACCTTGCTTCGCTATCCGGCATCGCGTCATCCGGACCCTCTACCGTTAACTGCGCAGCCTACTTAGTGTTGACTTACACGGAGCCGGAACGGGCTTCACCTGGAAGCAGAAGGAGCGGGCCAATGTCACACGATATTCCCGGCTACACCGCCGGCACCGCAACGCTTGCACGCTCACCGCTGACGCTCGCTGAATTCGAGCTGAAGAAGGCGAGCGCGCTGTTCGGCGACGACGACGTGAAGCACCTCCGCCTGTCCCTTGAAGTGGTGGAGGAGCAGGTGGAGGAGATTCTCGACGTCTGGTACGGCTTCATCGGTTCACAACCTCATCTTCTGGCCTCCTTCAGCGGCAAGAGCAGCGCCGAGCCGCTGGGCGATTACCTCGGCGCGGTCCGCCGGCGCTTCGGCCAGTGGATCCTCGACACGGCGCGCGCCGAGTACGGCCAGGACTGGCTTGACTACCAGCACGAGATCGCTTTGCGCCACCACCGCAGCAAGAAAAATCTTACCGACGGCGCCTCGTCCACCGACATCGTGCCATTTCGCTACCTGTTCGCGCTGATCTTCCCGGTGACTTTCACGCTCAAGCCGTTCCTCGCCAACAGGGGGCATGCTCCAGAGGTCGTCGACAAGATGCACGAGGCCTGGGTGAAATCGTGCCTGCTTCAGCTCACGCTGTGGAGCCATCCGTACGTGAAGGACGGGGACTTCTGAGCGCAGGACCTTACTCGGCGCCGGCCGCGCGTTTCTTCTGCGGATACGGCGTCTCGTGGCGGGCCAGCATCTCGACGAAACGGGCGATCTTTTTCTCCCGTGTCGAGGCCTGTTTGACCGCGTTGGTCCGGTAAATCAGCGCGTACCGGTTGACGGAGGTCAGGACGTCGAACATGGCCTGGGCCCGGGGTTCGGCCGCGATGGCCGCCGCGAGATCCGCCGGTACCACCGCCGTCGCAGACCCCGAATAGGCGGCTTCCCAGCGCCCGTCGGCCCTGGCGGCGTCGACGGCGGCGCGCCCTGCGGGGGTCATCCGCCCGGCGGCTTCGAGGCGTCCGATCCGGTCCACGTTCCGTTCCGACCACACACTCTTCGGACCCCTCCGGGTCATCCGCTGGAACGAGCTCTCCGCGTCCCGGCGCCTGCCCTGGCCATCGATCCAGCCGAAACACAGCGCCTCCAGCAGCGCCGCCTCGTAGTCCAGCTCGGTCACCGAGCCGCCCTTTTTGTGCAGCACCAGCCACACGCCAGGGCTGTCCGCATGATGCTGCTCGAGCCAGGCGCGCCACTCGGCGGCGTCCTTGACCAGCAGTTCCTCAAGTTCAACAGCCATGGCACCATTGTGCTCCCCCCTGACCATGAGTGCGGATTTGGTGGCACGATATCCCTGAGAGCCGGATCTGTCACAACCTAAGGAGCAACGATGCTGCGTGTTCGCCCGGTCCACTTCACCTCCCGCCTCGATGAGTGGGAGCGGCTGCTCACCTCCCTGGGCATGGTCAAGACTGTCGATGAGCCCACCTGGCGGGAGTTCGACGCCGGTTCCGGCCGCCTCGGCCTCCATTTCGTCGAGCAGGGAGCCCCCGAGGACGGCACCACGTCCTTCGGTGTTGAGGTGGGCAACCTGCAGGAGTTTGCCCGGCGCACCCAGGAGGCGGGGGCCGCCGACGGCGGCACCACCGCGGAACTCATCGACGCGGACCACGGCCCCTCCTGCCGCGTCACGGCGCCGGACGGGTTCAGTTTCCTGGCCGACCCGGCGACGCGCGCCGCGGACGGGAGCTGGGGCGGGTCGACGGAAGCGGATCCGGGCCTCGCCGTCGTCGTGGTTTGGTTCTCCGAGGACGCTGTGGCGGCGGCCCGAACCCTGCGCGACATCGGCGCCCTGGCCCGCCCGAATCCGGGCAGCAGCGACCCGGACAACGTGGAATCAGAAGCCTTCACGGCGAAAAACGGTGGGATCCTGATGGTCGGATCCGTCACCGGTGCCGGCCGCGCCGGCATGGGCTTCGAGTACGCCGGCGACCTGCACGCCCTCCGTGAACGCCTTGCCGCAGCGGGACACGAGGTGGCAGTGATCGAGGAAGCCGCCATCCCCACGCTGCACGTGGCCAACCCGGACGCGGCCGGCACTTCTGCCCGCCCGCCGCTCTGGATCGCAGCGGCCCCGTCGCCGAGCTGAGCCGGATCCGCCGCGGCGTCAGTCGGCCAGCACTCCGTTGCAGAGCCGGTTGACGACCTCCGTCAGCATGGTCAGCCCTGCCACGATGTCCTCGTCGGTGGTGTATTCGTGCTCGTTGTGGGAGATCCCGTCCACGCTGGGCACGAACAGCATCACGGTTGGCACGAGGTCCTTCATGTTGGTCGAATCGTGGCCGGCCAGGGTCATGACCTGTTTGTTCGCCATTCCCAGGTCCGCCGCCACCTTCGCGGCCAGCTCAACGCCCTCGGGCTGATACGGCGTCACCGGCCACGAGTGGGCGTGGTTGCGTTCCACGGTCACGTTCGCGAGCCGCTCGATCCCGGAGATCCGCTGATGCAGCATGGCATCTGCCTCGCCCAGGACGGCCTCATCGGCGCTGCGCAGGTCCAGCAGCAGGCTGACGCGGGAGGGCACCACTACGGGCGAGTTCGGGTACACAGTCAGCTGCCCGACGGAGGTGTGCAGCACGCCCGGAAAAGTATCCGCGAGTTCACGGGCTGCCACGACCATCATCGATGCCCCCAGCAGCGCGTCTTTCCGGTCGGCGATCACGGTGGAGCCGGTGTGTGCCTGCTCGCCGTGGACCACGAACTCGTATTTGTTGGCGGCCCAGTTGGAATTAACCAGGCCGATGGTGATGCCTTCCCGTTCCATGCTTCGGCCCTGCTCAATGTGGATTTCGGCGCAGTACGCGGCCTCCGGTCCCTCGTAGGTGCCACGGCAGCCGATCGCGTCCAATGCCTCGCGGACCGAGACGCCGGCCGCGTCCGTGGTGGCCAGCGCGGTCTCGAGTTCGAGTTTTCCTGTGTAGACGGAGGATCCCATCATGGACGGCTTGAAGCGGGAGCCCTCCTCGTTGAACCAATTGACCACCGCGACATTGAACTGGGGCTGCCCGTCGGGTCCGGCGGCGGCCCACTGCTCGACGAGCCGGAAGGCCGCGTGGGCTGCGGCGAGCACCCCGTAGGCGCCGTCGTACCGTCCCGCCGTCGGCTGCGAATCCATATGCGAGCCCACCACAACAAAGGGCGCTCCCGGCACTGCCTCGTACAGGCCCCACTGATTGCCGGCCCGGTCGAACTCAACGGTGAAGCCCTGCGCCTCCAGCAGGCCTGTAAGCCATTGCCGCTGTTGCCCGTCCGGGGCGCTGGCGGCCTGCCGTTCGACGCCGCCGTTCTCGGTGGCGCCGAATTGGCTCATGATGTGGAAGTCCCGCACGAATGCGGCGTCGCGGGTGCTGAAAGTGGTCTGAGAAGTCACGGTGTTCCCCTATGAACGGTTGGTAGCTGTGCTTGAGAATGGTGTGGCCGCGGCAGGATCGTCCGCTGGCCGGAACCGCATACCAGGCGCCTGGAATGTGAAGGTCCCCCCGACGGCGGTGGCCAGGACCTTGAGCTCCGCGATATTTCGGGCAAGGAGCGGGGACCCGGACAAGACGGTGAAGTCGGCCAACTTCCCGGCGGTCAGTGAGCCCTTGACACCAGACGTGCCGGTGGCTGCGGCGGCCCCGGTGGTGTACGCCGCCAAGGCCTGGAACGGGCTCAGCCGCTCGTCCTGGTTGCCGAAAACGGTCCCGGATTCAGTGCACCGGTCAACGAAGGCCTGCATTCCGCGGAGCACATTTCCGTCTGCGACGGGGCGGTCGGAGCTCCCGGCGAGCGTCACCCCAGCCGAAAGGAACGACGCCGCACGGTAGGCCCAGCCGAGCCTTTCCGGGCCCAGCGAGGCGGTCATTCCGTCCCCGCCGTTGAAGAAGAAGCTGGCCTGCGGGGTGACGGCGATACCGGCTGCGGCGAGCCGCGGAAGCTGGTCCGGCCGGGTCATCGAGGCGTGCTCGATCCTGTTGGGCACGGCCCGGGGCGGATACTTCCCCGCGCAATCGGAGATGATGTCGATCGCGAGGTCTATGGCGCGGTCGCCGATGGCATGCGCGGCGATCGACCAGCCCGCCGCGTAGGCAGCCTCGATCTTGTCCCGGAGGGCCTCCGGTTCCGCCTGGAAGTAGCCGGTGTTGCCCGCGTTGTCCGTTCCGCCGTGGCTGCAGTAGTCCTCACTGACTGCCGCCGTTTCGCCGAGCAGGGAGCCGTCCAGGAACACCTTCGCCGGGCCCAGCGACAGGAAGTCGCCGCCGAAACCGCTGGCGATGCCGAGGTCCAGGCCGGCCGGCGCCGCGCCCCGCGGTTGCTGTCCGCCGAGCGGGTGGAGCACATCAAGGACCGGCATCAGCTGCGCGCGGGCGTGGAGCCTGCCCGCGGACGCCGCCCGCTGGTAGGCGGCCAGCTCCACCGGGCTGTGGCCGATCCAGCCGCCGCCGATCCCCGCCTCGGTGAAGCTTGTGATGCCCTCTGCGGCGTAGTAGCTGGTGGCCCGGTCCAGCGCGGCTTCAATCGCCTCGCTGGAGTACGGCAGGATCAGCTGCTGGATCAGTTGCTGCGCCGTTTCCTGGACCAGCCCGGTCGGGCGGCCGCCGGCATCGCGAACAATCACGCCGCCGTCGGGGTCCGGAAACGACGCCGTATCGGCGCCGGCAAGCCGGAGCGCGGCGGTGTTGACGACGGCCATGTGGCCGGAGTTGTGCCGCATGAACAGCGGCCGGCTGCCCGTGATCCGGTCCAGCACGGCGATGTCCGGAAACTCGCCGCCGTGCTGCTGCTGGCTGAATCCGGTGGCCAGGAGCCAGCCGGGCGCCGCGCCGGCCCCGGATTCAGCGGTTGAGGGCGATTCCGCGGCACTGTCTGCCGCCATGCCGGCCTCCAGCAGGGCGTAGAGCTGATTCAGTCCGCGCGCGGCGGAGACGTCCAGTTCGCCGAGGCCCAGCCCGAACCAGGTGGTGTGGCAGTGGGCGTCGATGAAGCCGGGAGTCACGGTGGCGCCGCTGAGGTCCAGGACTTCGGCGGCCTCCAGCCCGTCCAGGTCATCGTCGAGACCCACGATCCGGCCCTGCCAGACACCCAGCGAGGTGGCATGGGGGCGGCGCCCGTCCATGGTGATGATGTCCGCGTTTCGCAGCAGCAGATCGAGTTTCATGGTTACCTAGCGTGGTTCTCAGCGGTGGGAGGTGGTGACTGACTTGATGCGGGTGTAATCCTCCAGGCCAAAGACGGAGAGGTCCTTGCCGGTGCCGGAGTGCTTGAAACCGCCGTGCGGGGCTTCGGCGGGGATCACCTGGTGGCAGTTGATCCAGACAGCGCCGAAGTCCAGCTCGTTGGACACCCGGGTGACGATGCCGTGGTTGTTGGACCAGACGCTGGAGGCCAGCGCGTACTTCGTCCCGTTGGCGAGCTCCACTGCTTCGGCCTCGCCCCGGAAGGGCTGGATGGTGACGACGGGTCCGAAGATTTCCTCGCACACCACCTCGTCGGCCTGGACCACGCCGTCGATCACGGTCGGTTCGAAGTGGAAGCCGGCGCCGGTGCGCTTGCCCCCGGCGAGGACCTTCGCGTTCGCCGGCAGCCGGGACATAAAGCCCTCCACCCGGTCCAGCTGCGCGGCGCTGTTCAGCGGCCCCAGATCCGCGGCGTCGCCGCCGACCCTCAGCGCTGCGGCCGCTCCGGCGAGCGCGGCGCCGAACTCCTGGTGGATCGATTCCTCCACAAGCACGCGGGTCACCGCGGTGCAGTCCTGTCCGGCGTTGAAGAACGCACCGAGCGCGATCTCGCGGGCCGCCAGGTCAATATCGGTGTCCGCGAAGACGATCGCCGGCGCCTTGCCGCCGAGTTCCAGGTGGACGTCCTTGAGGGTCTTCGACGCCGCGGACATCACCTGCGCGCCGGCCCGGGTGGAGCCGGTGATGGACACCATTTCGGGGATCTCGGACTCCACCATGGCGGCACCGGTCGCGCGTCCGCCGCAGAT harbors:
- a CDS encoding iron ABC transporter permease, encoding MVSIVAVLIALFSLIPLGYVIVMTAATGWDTAAALIFRERVGELLLNTVLLMVFTVPLCLLLGVGGAWLVERTRLKGHKWWAVLLAAPLAIPAFVNSYAWVSAVPSLGGLWSGVLIATLSYFPLVYIPAAATLSRLDPAIEQSAASLGLGAWRTFFRVVLPQLRIAMTGGALLVSLHLLAEYGAFAMIRFDTFTTAIMVQYQSTFNGTAGNMLASVLVFICLILLLVEVRSRGTARYARIGSGAQARALRLPLHAYQLPAQLALLALTALAFGLPLTFVLRWIVAGGPDIWAAEEFLPALLQTLTYGLAGALATTVVAFPMAYLAVRHPSWFSKALELSNYVTSSMPGIVVGLAFVTVSIRLVPGMYQTAGVLIAAYVLLFLPRALVNLRSGLSQAPKELDEAAQALGKPPLLSFLRVTLRLTAPAAAGGAALVFLAIVNELTATLLLSPNGTRTLATEFWSKSSEIDYAGAAPYALLMILISAPMTYLLFQQSKKAAGQ
- a CDS encoding ABC transporter ATP-binding protein; this translates as MAASVATSTNSHLEIGSLTKNFGSQAVLQGVNLSVAKGGTTAIVGPSGSGKTTLLRLIAGFEHPETGTISLNGRKVAGDGVWVPAHKRHVGYVAQDGALFPHLTVGQNVSFGLDASKLPGGHRGIKARVAELLEMVSLDAAMAKRRPHQLSGGQQQRVALARALAREPELMLLDEPFSALDAGLRVATRRAVGKVLHDAGVTTILVTHDQAEALSFADQVAVMRGGRLAQIGNPFVVYTRPADRATAEFLGDAVILDAWMEGSLATCSLGGIPVRRPPAQGRVQLMLRPEQIRIAEDGPIRGVVVDTDYFGPESTVRLKLAVPAVLAEGAVADYRYPGGGEIITIRHWNASIARPGTELCLRVVGEAVAFPLEDAAPQ
- a CDS encoding glycogen debranching N-terminal domain-containing protein — its product is MTVQPALHRQHCAIAAPTQLWLDADGRLEGGDSAAAAGDGAGGSGPGGSGPGASGAGASGPSGAGWFTGLLHGDTRMLCRAEVRVNGMAPEPASVEAEAGGVLRVRGLVHGIPGPTEDPAVELAQTWTVTPGVVRHSLQVNTSFDALDVEIEVRLAADFTDMAAIRLSRLSQPFAPFAADDSALRWRNGARTLTVAAPGSVAAGERLLWRGTAGRGRPFEAEWQAVLADSEDAVVAARPPASRRPRAEPSGALGLLLDNSLDELAGLRLASRQLPDAPFLAAGAPWYFTLFGRNSLWAARLLLPLDAGLAGGTLRTLAAFQGSRNDPAGAEEPGKILHELRAKELVLESQGLRLPPIYYGALDSTPLWLCLLGELGRAGTDDSTVRALLPNAARAAEWLLAAGEVRDHGANGGFLCYQDNGHGLGNQGWKTARDAMQFRNGRQADGPMALSEVQGYAYQAAVETAELFDAYGEPGGQALRDFAEALKQAFRECFWMEDEGGLFPAMALDGHGDPLDVPGSNMGHLLGTGILDASEARLVADRLLSPELFSGYGVHTISRRAAGFWPFSYHCGSVWSHDTAIAIRGLLAEGFLAEARILAEGLLKAAGSFDHRLPELFAGVPLSDSGHAVPYPASCHPQAWSSASAVVIAQAMGVGF
- a CDS encoding protoglobin domain-containing protein, which translates into the protein MSHDIPGYTAGTATLARSPLTLAEFELKKASALFGDDDVKHLRLSLEVVEEQVEEILDVWYGFIGSQPHLLASFSGKSSAEPLGDYLGAVRRRFGQWILDTARAEYGQDWLDYQHEIALRHHRSKKNLTDGASSTDIVPFRYLFALIFPVTFTLKPFLANRGHAPEVVDKMHEAWVKSCLLQLTLWSHPYVKDGDF
- a CDS encoding YdeI family protein — encoded protein: MAVELEELLVKDAAEWRAWLEQHHADSPGVWLVLHKKGGSVTELDYEAALLEALCFGWIDGQGRRRDAESSFQRMTRRGPKSVWSERNVDRIGRLEAAGRMTPAGRAAVDAARADGRWEAAYSGSATAVVPADLAAAIAAEPRAQAMFDVLTSVNRYALIYRTNAVKQASTREKKIARFVEMLARHETPYPQKKRAAGAE
- a CDS encoding VOC family protein, giving the protein MLRVRPVHFTSRLDEWERLLTSLGMVKTVDEPTWREFDAGSGRLGLHFVEQGAPEDGTTSFGVEVGNLQEFARRTQEAGAADGGTTAELIDADHGPSCRVTAPDGFSFLADPATRAADGSWGGSTEADPGLAVVVVWFSEDAVAAARTLRDIGALARPNPGSSDPDNVESEAFTAKNGGILMVGSVTGAGRAGMGFEYAGDLHALRERLAAAGHEVAVIEEAAIPTLHVANPDAAGTSARPPLWIAAAPSPS
- a CDS encoding M20 family metallo-hydrolase; its protein translation is MTSQTTFSTRDAAFVRDFHIMSQFGATENGGVERQAASAPDGQQRQWLTGLLEAQGFTVEFDRAGNQWGLYEAVPGAPFVVVGSHMDSQPTAGRYDGAYGVLAAAHAAFRLVEQWAAAGPDGQPQFNVAVVNWFNEEGSRFKPSMMGSSVYTGKLELETALATTDAAGVSVREALDAIGCRGTYEGPEAAYCAEIHIEQGRSMEREGITIGLVNSNWAANKYEFVVHGEQAHTGSTVIADRKDALLGASMMVVAARELADTFPGVLHTSVGQLTVYPNSPVVVPSRVSLLLDLRSADEAVLGEADAMLHQRISGIERLANVTVERNHAHSWPVTPYQPEGVELAAKVAADLGMANKQVMTLAGHDSTNMKDLVPTVMLFVPSVDGISHNEHEYTTDEDIVAGLTMLTEVVNRLCNGVLAD
- a CDS encoding amidohydrolase, with translation MKLDLLLRNADIITMDGRRPHATSLGVWQGRIVGLDDDLDGLEAAEVLDLSGATVTPGFIDAHCHTTWFGLGLGELDVSAARGLNQLYALLEAGMAADSAAESPSTAESGAGAAPGWLLATGFSQQQHGGEFPDIAVLDRITGSRPLFMRHNSGHMAVVNTAALRLAGADTASFPDPDGGVIVRDAGGRPTGLVQETAQQLIQQLILPYSSEAIEAALDRATSYYAAEGITSFTEAGIGGGWIGHSPVELAAYQRAASAGRLHARAQLMPVLDVLHPLGGQQPRGAAPAGLDLGIASGFGGDFLSLGPAKVFLDGSLLGETAAVSEDYCSHGGTDNAGNTGYFQAEPEALRDKIEAAYAAGWSIAAHAIGDRAIDLAIDIISDCAGKYPPRAVPNRIEHASMTRPDQLPRLAAAGIAVTPQASFFFNGGDGMTASLGPERLGWAYRAASFLSAGVTLAGSSDRPVADGNVLRGMQAFVDRCTESGTVFGNQDERLSPFQALAAYTTGAAAATGTSGVKGSLTAGKLADFTVLSGSPLLARNIAELKVLATAVGGTFTFQAPGMRFRPADDPAAATPFSSTATNRS
- a CDS encoding gamma-aminobutyraldehyde dehydrogenase, producing MITLHNIINGEIVHGSAAGGPAEATLPFFDPATGVQLGTAPDSDAATVDRAFQAARTAFQSYKRTTPAERQAMMLKLADLIEANVDRLLDAEVACTGKPREITREIEILRGADQLRFFAGACRVVSGTAQTEYVRGFSSTVRREPLGVVAQITPWNYPFMMAIWKIGPALAAGNTLVLKPADTTPWSTLVLGELAQEAYPAGVVNVICGGRATGAAMVESEIPEMVSITGSTRAGAQVMSAASKTLKDVHLELGGKAPAIVFADTDIDLAAREIALGAFFNAGQDCTAVTRVLVEESIHQEFGAALAGAAAALRVGGDAADLGPLNSAAQLDRVEGFMSRLPANAKVLAGGKRTGAGFHFEPTVIDGVVQADEVVCEEIFGPVVTIQPFRGEAEAVELANGTKYALASSVWSNNHGIVTRVSNELDFGAVWINCHQVIPAEAPHGGFKHSGTGKDLSVFGLEDYTRIKSVTTSHR